One Jeotgalibaca porci genomic region harbors:
- a CDS encoding CPBP family intramembrane glutamic endopeptidase, producing MKRKMTTSTRIIFVYLAAQLLPVPLTFLFPAEKQIAMSLTLAIIFAFLGTITMIVINYKEKWTPEAPIIKASSAPIPKVLLWGVLGFIAAILIQIVASLIEQYLFGVPIESANTENLREMTKAYPLLIFMITVFAPVMEEFVFRKAIFTQLNMSRVGLYGSAVISALLFAFIHFDGHYLLYGSLGLWFSYLYYKTNNIFTPMLAHGLMNAFASLPIYFPELFQ from the coding sequence ATGAAAAGAAAAATGACAACATCCACGCGTATCATTTTCGTATACCTAGCAGCTCAACTCTTGCCTGTTCCGCTTACGTTCCTATTTCCGGCAGAGAAACAAATCGCGATGAGTTTAACCTTGGCCATTATTTTTGCCTTTCTAGGAACTATTACGATGATCGTTATTAACTATAAAGAAAAATGGACGCCTGAAGCGCCAATTATTAAAGCATCATCTGCTCCAATTCCTAAAGTTTTACTTTGGGGTGTGTTAGGCTTCATAGCTGCGATTCTCATTCAAATTGTAGCCTCACTAATCGAACAATATCTTTTTGGTGTACCGATTGAGTCTGCGAATACCGAAAACTTAAGAGAAATGACAAAAGCTTATCCTTTACTCATTTTTATGATTACTGTATTTGCACCTGTAATGGAAGAATTTGTTTTCCGTAAAGCTATTTTTACTCAATTGAACATGTCACGTGTTGGTCTTTATGGATCAGCTGTAATCAGTGCTTTGCTGTTTGCTTTCATCCATTTCGATGGTCACTACCTTCTTTATGGTAGTTTGGGATTGTGGTTCTCTTATTTATACTATAAGACAAACAACATTTTTACACCGATGTTGGCTCATGGTTTAATGAATGCTTTTGCTTCACTCCCAATTTATTTCCCTGAATTATTCCAATAA
- a CDS encoding IS1182 family transposase, with product MYKKYNTNQTTLPLELSALLPQDHLVFVIDEFIESLDWSAYPLFEASEGRPAYHPRLLIKALLFAYSEGIFSGRKMEKMMLENIAMMWLVSQETISYRTINRFRSSLFCQNLLPELFAEFAAKLKTENMVTMETLFVDGTKIEANANKFSFVWKKAIERYKASLKEKAMQYFKEEIQPLVDQAMQIDDSDELSTAELEEIATIIEQEIQDLSSDIEANPVKGKNPKKQRRRTLKKHLRKLVNDFIPRKKKYAAYEEVLEDRNSFSKTDTDATFMRMKDDYMQNGQLKAGYNIQIGTENQFALAVGIFPNPTDTRTLIPFVDSLTILPKTIVADAGYGSEENLDYLDQIGVEHLIKYNAFDKEQKHSYKSSDKNRKNWEYVTEENYFVHPDGTKYYFSHISRKKNTSGFVQVIHVYKPTNPEEAPQKSFNYNWHYEELKEQETSKLLSPEGSRVFAQRKIDVEPVFGQIKANLGFTRFHLRGKEKVKVDIELALMANNLRKYNLRKAS from the coding sequence ATGTATAAAAAATATAACACAAACCAAACCACTTTACCATTGGAATTATCCGCTTTGCTTCCCCAAGACCATCTTGTTTTTGTTATCGATGAATTTATTGAATCGTTAGATTGGTCTGCCTATCCTTTATTCGAGGCTTCCGAAGGAAGGCCTGCTTATCACCCGCGTTTGCTTATCAAGGCTTTGTTATTCGCCTACTCGGAAGGTATCTTCTCGGGACGGAAAATGGAAAAGATGATGTTGGAGAACATCGCTATGATGTGGTTGGTAAGCCAAGAAACGATTTCCTACCGTACAATCAACCGGTTTCGGTCATCACTGTTTTGCCAAAATCTGTTACCGGAATTGTTTGCGGAATTTGCAGCGAAACTGAAGACAGAAAATATGGTCACGATGGAAACCCTCTTCGTTGATGGCACGAAAATTGAAGCAAACGCCAATAAGTTTTCTTTTGTCTGGAAAAAGGCCATTGAGAGATACAAAGCTTCCCTTAAAGAAAAGGCGATGCAGTACTTTAAGGAAGAAATTCAACCATTGGTTGACCAAGCCATGCAGATTGATGATTCTGATGAACTGTCCACCGCTGAGTTGGAAGAAATTGCCACTATCATTGAGCAAGAAATTCAGGACCTGTCTAGTGACATCGAGGCGAATCCAGTTAAAGGGAAAAACCCTAAAAAGCAAAGACGACGGACGCTAAAGAAACACTTGCGTAAATTGGTCAATGACTTTATTCCACGTAAGAAAAAATATGCGGCGTATGAAGAAGTTTTGGAGGATCGGAACAGCTTCTCAAAAACGGATACCGACGCTACGTTTATGCGAATGAAAGATGACTATATGCAAAATGGACAACTTAAGGCAGGATACAATATTCAAATTGGTACTGAAAACCAATTCGCTTTGGCCGTCGGGATATTTCCAAATCCTACGGATACGCGGACACTCATCCCTTTTGTAGATTCCTTGACTATTTTACCGAAGACCATTGTAGCTGATGCTGGATATGGCAGTGAGGAAAACCTGGATTACTTGGACCAAATTGGTGTGGAACACCTTATCAAATATAATGCGTTTGATAAAGAACAAAAGCATAGCTATAAATCATCAGATAAAAATAGAAAAAATTGGGAATATGTGACGGAAGAAAATTATTTTGTCCATCCGGATGGCACGAAATATTATTTCAGCCATATCAGCCGCAAGAAGAACACGAGTGGTTTCGTTCAGGTAATCCATGTCTATAAACCGACTAATCCGGAAGAAGCCCCCCAAAAATCATTTAACTATAATTGGCACTATGAGGAATTAAAAGAACAAGAAACGAGTAAGCTTTTATCGCCCGAAGGGTCTCGGGTTTTTGCACAACGCAAAATCGATGTTGAGCCTGTTTTTGGCCAGATAAAGGCTAATTTGGGTTTCACTCGATTCCATTTACGTGGAAAAGAAAAGGTAAAAGTTGATATTGAATTGGCCTTGATGGCCAATAACTTGAGAAAATATAATCTAAGGAAGGCTAGTTAA
- a CDS encoding alpha-amylase family glycosyl hydrolase, with amino-acid sequence MRAIKYFLPLLTFGLGACSPEANDPITTFPENPSVHDSVVVSIDEELYFSEGISQVTVDAKELGVPSEMTFDPLLNELSVTIADDLEIGDKTITVSVQTADGIETYEEVIQLTEPDEKSESLAFGWDEARIYFTLTDRFYNGDKTNDDPNNENYDTSHLETYHGGDFRGLIEKMPYLEELGINTLWITPIVDNIEWNMREQQNSNQYGYHGYWAKDFTKIDEHLGDLETFKELIDTAHDHGIKVMVDVVLNHSGYGMDEEGSVFEGMLRDEPVPNHQVLGELAGLPDFKTEEAEVRDQLIAWQTAWIAESRTERGDTIDFFRVDTVKHVEDTTWKAFKNAIIKEQPSFKLIGEHYGASITNTGGYLYDGEMDSLLDFDFKNIAGSFVNWDVMGANDKLITRNEQLTSDATLGQFLSSHDEDGFLYRQAGGDRGKQKVAASLLITAKGQPVIYYGEELGQTGATASNMDKGEYNENRYDFDWDAVASSDMHAHYQKLLNIRKNNSLIFSKGDRRTVAGSNKEGFVIFSRNYEGQEVMVGLNILDEPTTVTIPVSEASYSDLYSENTHYNASEGTLTIEIPARSEGGTVILKAD; translated from the coding sequence ATGCGTGCGATAAAATATTTCTTACCCTTACTGACATTCGGTCTCGGTGCTTGTAGTCCGGAAGCGAATGACCCTATAACGACATTTCCAGAAAATCCATCTGTTCATGACAGTGTTGTTGTGTCGATTGACGAAGAACTATATTTTAGTGAAGGAATTTCCCAAGTAACAGTGGATGCCAAAGAATTAGGGGTGCCGTCTGAGATGACGTTTGATCCCTTACTGAATGAACTAAGTGTCACAATCGCTGATGATTTGGAGATAGGTGATAAAACGATTACCGTCTCCGTTCAGACCGCTGATGGAATAGAAACGTATGAAGAAGTGATTCAGTTAACCGAGCCGGACGAAAAAAGTGAATCCCTAGCTTTTGGATGGGATGAGGCGCGCATCTATTTTACATTGACCGACCGTTTCTATAACGGTGATAAAACCAATGACGACCCTAACAATGAAAACTACGATACGAGCCATCTGGAAACCTATCACGGTGGCGATTTCCGCGGTTTAATCGAAAAAATGCCGTATTTAGAAGAGTTGGGGATTAATACCCTTTGGATTACACCGATTGTTGATAACATCGAATGGAACATGCGTGAGCAGCAAAATAGTAATCAGTACGGATATCACGGTTATTGGGCCAAAGACTTTACGAAGATCGATGAACACTTGGGTGATTTGGAAACATTTAAAGAACTAATTGATACCGCTCATGACCACGGAATTAAGGTGATGGTGGATGTAGTACTGAATCATTCCGGTTATGGTATGGATGAAGAAGGATCTGTTTTCGAAGGGATGTTGCGGGATGAACCGGTTCCGAACCATCAAGTTCTAGGAGAATTGGCTGGTCTACCTGACTTCAAAACAGAAGAAGCTGAGGTGCGCGACCAATTAATCGCGTGGCAAACGGCTTGGATTGCAGAAAGTCGCACTGAACGCGGCGATACTATTGATTTCTTCCGCGTAGACACAGTTAAGCACGTTGAAGATACTACCTGGAAAGCATTCAAAAATGCAATTATTAAAGAACAACCATCATTTAAGTTGATTGGAGAACACTACGGCGCCTCGATTACGAATACGGGCGGATATTTATATGACGGAGAAATGGACAGTTTGCTGGATTTTGATTTCAAAAATATTGCCGGTAGCTTCGTAAACTGGGATGTGATGGGTGCAAATGATAAACTTATTACTCGTAATGAGCAATTAACGAGTGATGCAACGTTGGGGCAGTTCTTATCCAGTCATGATGAAGATGGGTTCTTGTATCGACAGGCAGGTGGCGACAGGGGCAAACAAAAAGTCGCGGCTTCTCTTTTGATTACCGCGAAAGGTCAGCCCGTTATTTATTATGGGGAAGAGTTGGGACAAACGGGAGCAACTGCTAGTAATATGGATAAGGGCGAATACAACGAAAACCGCTATGATTTCGATTGGGATGCAGTTGCCAGTTCAGATATGCATGCACATTATCAGAAATTACTGAATATACGTAAAAATAATAGTCTTATTTTTTCAAAAGGAGACCGCCGTACAGTTGCGGGGTCAAACAAGGAAGGCTTCGTTATTTTCAGTCGTAACTATGAGGGGCAAGAAGTAATGGTGGGACTCAATATTTTAGATGAGCCGACAACAGTGACCATACCGGTTTCAGAAGCAAGCTACTCAGACCTTTATTCAGAAAATACTCATTATAATGCCTCAGAAGGAACACTAACGATAGAAATCCCCGCTAGAAGCGAAGGTGGGACGGTTATCTTAAAGGCTGATTAA
- the groES gene encoding co-chaperone GroES translates to MLKPLGNRVIIDVAKEEEKTAGGFVLPSSAKEKSQTGVVIATGNGLVTDNGTKVEMTVKIGDHVLFEKYAGTEIKYDGTDYLVVKESDIVAIVE, encoded by the coding sequence GTGTTAAAACCATTAGGTAATCGCGTCATTATTGATGTTGCCAAAGAAGAGGAAAAAACTGCAGGAGGCTTTGTGTTGCCATCTTCCGCTAAAGAAAAATCGCAAACGGGTGTCGTTATCGCAACAGGTAACGGTCTTGTAACGGACAACGGAACAAAAGTTGAAATGACAGTTAAAATCGGTGACCATGTATTGTTCGAGAAATATGCAGGGACTGAAATTAAGTACGATGGTACAGATTACTTAGTAGTAAAAGAATCCGATATCGTAGCAATCGTAGAATAA
- a CDS encoding YdiK family protein gives MNLKNIVLQIVMKFAFAGLFIYFAVDSINVSGWGFLTWISIFFATNNIVTAIQMLVMYFKIKDKVNK, from the coding sequence ATGAATTTAAAAAATATCGTTCTTCAAATCGTTATGAAATTTGCATTTGCTGGTCTTTTTATTTATTTCGCAGTGGATAGCATTAATGTATCCGGTTGGGGATTCCTAACGTGGATTAGTATCTTTTTCGCAACGAATAACATTGTTACAGCGATTCAAATGTTAGTAATGTATTTCAAGATAAAAGATAAAGTGAATAAATAA
- a CDS encoding IS91 family transposase, whose translation MKKNILHAIFFDKEDHWDSLVKMYGKRIRPVALAEVEKFRYCGDIKKGFRLFVCEGCHDVKHVPIRCKGKFCPTCAVGESQRWSEMVSEDMYHTIHRHIVFTIDEGLRKLFLLHRKELLKGLMDEAANVVQMYFRKKRITPGIIAGLHTFGSQLEFNPHVHMIVTMGGLSDGGEWQNYDYIPYKLLRVHWQNAVLKLLRRTLTPEEKKEAQPLLQKAYTKNAEGFYVNAPKRSRTNVKALLQYISRYMKRGPIALKRIIYYDGDTVLFRYHDKRTNKEAVKIMVGKEFILSLIRHIPDKDFKTIRHYGLYSRRIKTVVQKIVRHLQEKMEKLLISARKMTQPKKWRERITETFGVDPLKCPHCGNFYEFKGTVVSKNGHLAILYANDRDARRYLREEIERIESEKHQHQQEKAQAEVFENLRFDWEELRQRSLKRERDLYLSSM comes from the coding sequence ATGAAAAAGAATATTCTTCACGCCATTTTCTTTGATAAGGAAGACCACTGGGATTCCCTTGTAAAAATGTATGGGAAGAGGATTCGCCCGGTGGCATTAGCCGAAGTAGAAAAGTTTCGATATTGTGGAGATATCAAGAAAGGGTTTCGGTTGTTTGTTTGCGAAGGGTGTCATGATGTGAAGCATGTCCCGATTCGCTGCAAGGGGAAGTTTTGCCCAACCTGTGCGGTTGGGGAGAGTCAACGTTGGAGCGAGATGGTTTCGGAAGACATGTACCACACGATCCATCGGCACATCGTATTCACGATTGATGAGGGGTTGCGCAAGTTGTTCCTCCTCCATCGCAAGGAATTACTAAAGGGATTGATGGACGAGGCCGCCAATGTCGTGCAAATGTATTTCCGGAAAAAGCGTATAACACCGGGTATCATTGCCGGATTGCATACATTCGGGTCTCAGCTGGAGTTCAATCCGCATGTCCACATGATTGTGACCATGGGCGGGTTAAGTGATGGCGGGGAATGGCAGAACTACGACTATATCCCGTATAAGTTGCTTCGTGTCCATTGGCAAAATGCGGTACTGAAGCTATTGCGACGGACGCTGACACCGGAAGAGAAGAAGGAGGCCCAGCCCCTGCTGCAGAAGGCCTACACAAAGAATGCCGAAGGCTTCTACGTGAATGCCCCGAAACGTAGCCGAACCAATGTCAAGGCGCTCTTGCAATACATTAGCCGTTACATGAAGCGGGGACCGATTGCCCTCAAGCGGATCATCTACTATGACGGGGATACCGTCCTGTTCCGCTACCATGACAAGCGCACAAATAAAGAAGCGGTAAAAATAATGGTTGGGAAAGAATTCATCCTTTCCCTTATCCGGCATATTCCCGATAAAGATTTCAAGACAATCCGCCATTATGGTCTCTATAGCAGAAGGATCAAGACGGTTGTTCAAAAAATTGTCCGTCATCTTCAAGAAAAAATGGAGAAGCTACTCATCAGTGCCCGGAAGATGACCCAACCGAAAAAATGGCGGGAACGGATAACCGAAACATTCGGGGTTGACCCCTTGAAATGTCCACATTGCGGCAACTTCTACGAATTCAAGGGGACGGTTGTGTCCAAAAATGGTCATCTGGCCATCCTATATGCGAACGATCGGGATGCACGAAGATACCTGCGAGAGGAGATTGAACGGATTGAGTCGGAAAAACACCAACATCAGCAAGAAAAAGCTCAAGCGGAAGTTTTTGAAAACCTCAGGTTCGACTGGGAAGAGCTTCGACAAAGAAGCCTTAAACGAGAACGTGACCTATATCTGTCTTCAATGTAA
- the groL gene encoding chaperonin GroEL (60 kDa chaperone family; promotes refolding of misfolded polypeptides especially under stressful conditions; forms two stacked rings of heptamers to form a barrel-shaped 14mer; ends can be capped by GroES; misfolded proteins enter the barrel where they are refolded when GroES binds) translates to MAKDIKFSEDARAALLRGVDMLANTVKVTLGPKGRNVVLERAYGSPLITNDGVTIAKEIELEDHFENMGAKLVSEVASKTNDIAGDGTTTATVLTQAIVREGLKNVTAGANPVGVRRGIEIAAKEAIAGLAEISQIVDSKESIAQVAAVSSGSEEVGALIAEAMEKVGNDGVITIEESKGIETELDVVEGMQFDRGYLSQYMVTDNDKMEVNLEMPYVLITDRKISNIQDLLPLLEQILKEGRPLLIIADDVDGEALPTLVLNKLRGTFNVAAVKAPGFGDRRKEMLQDIAVLTGGTVIAEDLGLELKDASIEHLGRAGKVVVTKDSTTIVEGAGEKEVIEQRVAVIRAQAAETTSDFDREKLQERLAKLAGGVGVIKVGAATETELKERKLRIEDALNATRAAVEEGIVSGGGTALVNVQARVQGLDLKGDEATGARIVARALEEPVRQIAENAGMEGSVIAARIKTEEIGIGYNAATDEWVNMIEAGIVDPAKVVRSALQNAASVAGLILSTEGVVADKPAPEQMMPQDPGMGGMM, encoded by the coding sequence ATGGCTAAAGATATTAAATTTTCTGAAGACGCACGTGCAGCCCTATTACGTGGGGTAGACATGTTAGCGAACACAGTTAAAGTAACATTAGGACCGAAAGGCCGTAACGTTGTTTTAGAAAGAGCATACGGTTCTCCTTTAATTACCAACGATGGCGTAACGATCGCTAAAGAAATCGAACTAGAAGACCATTTCGAAAACATGGGAGCAAAACTTGTATCTGAAGTTGCTTCTAAAACAAATGACATTGCGGGTGACGGAACAACAACAGCAACTGTATTGACACAAGCAATTGTTCGCGAAGGCTTGAAAAACGTTACTGCTGGCGCAAACCCAGTTGGCGTTCGTCGCGGGATTGAAATCGCGGCGAAAGAAGCAATTGCTGGCTTAGCTGAGATTTCTCAAATTGTAGATTCTAAAGAATCAATCGCACAAGTTGCAGCAGTATCATCTGGTTCTGAAGAAGTCGGAGCACTTATTGCAGAAGCAATGGAAAAAGTTGGTAACGACGGCGTTATCACAATCGAAGAGTCTAAAGGTATTGAAACAGAACTAGATGTTGTTGAAGGTATGCAATTTGATCGTGGTTACTTATCACAATATATGGTAACTGATAACGATAAGATGGAAGTAAACCTAGAAATGCCATACGTTCTGATTACAGATCGTAAAATCTCTAACATTCAAGATTTACTACCTTTATTGGAGCAAATTTTGAAAGAAGGCCGTCCATTATTAATTATTGCGGATGATGTCGATGGAGAAGCATTACCAACATTGGTATTGAACAAACTTCGTGGAACATTTAACGTTGCGGCAGTGAAAGCACCTGGATTTGGGGACCGTCGTAAAGAAATGTTACAAGATATCGCAGTACTAACAGGCGGAACAGTAATCGCAGAAGATTTAGGTTTAGAGCTGAAAGATGCATCTATTGAACATTTAGGTCGCGCTGGAAAAGTTGTTGTAACGAAAGACAGCACAACAATTGTAGAAGGTGCTGGCGAGAAAGAAGTAATCGAGCAACGTGTAGCGGTTATTCGTGCACAAGCTGCAGAAACAACTTCTGATTTTGATCGTGAAAAATTACAAGAGCGCTTGGCTAAATTAGCAGGTGGTGTAGGGGTAATCAAAGTTGGTGCCGCTACTGAAACAGAATTGAAAGAGCGTAAACTACGTATCGAAGATGCATTAAACGCGACACGTGCGGCAGTTGAAGAAGGTATTGTATCCGGTGGTGGTACAGCGTTAGTTAACGTACAAGCCCGTGTACAAGGACTTGACTTAAAAGGCGACGAAGCAACAGGAGCACGTATTGTTGCACGCGCATTGGAAGAACCAGTTCGTCAAATCGCAGAAAATGCTGGAATGGAAGGTTCTGTTATTGCGGCACGCATTAAGACAGAAGAAATCGGCATTGGTTACAACGCTGCAACTGATGAGTGGGTAAACATGATTGAAGCTGGAATTGTAGACCCAGCTAAAGTTGTCCGTTCAGCTCTACAAAACGCAGCAAGTGTTGCAGGACTAATCCTTTCAACTGAAGGTGTTGTTGCTGACAAGCCTGCTCCAGAACAAATGATGCCACAAGACCCAGGTATGGGCGGCATGATGTAA
- a CDS encoding redox-sensing transcriptional repressor Rex, with the protein MPANNEIPKATARRLPIYHRYLRYLHDAGKTRISSTELSEAVKVDSATIRRDFSYFGALGKRGYGYDVEYLLEFFSKTLNQDRLTNVALIGVGNLGHALLNYNFHLSNNVRISAAFDVNEDIVGTIVSGVPVYPMGEMIEQLRIQQIDVVILTVPQEVAQKAANNLVEAGIRGIMNFTPIRLSVPENVRVQNVDLTNELQTLIYFLDNNIS; encoded by the coding sequence ATGCCAGCTAATAATGAAATTCCAAAAGCTACTGCCCGTCGTCTTCCTATCTATCACCGTTACTTACGCTATTTGCACGATGCCGGAAAAACGAGAATCTCCTCAACAGAATTGAGCGAGGCCGTAAAGGTTGATAGTGCAACTATCCGTAGAGATTTTTCATACTTTGGTGCTCTTGGGAAAAGAGGCTATGGTTATGATGTCGAATACTTATTGGAATTCTTCAGTAAAACATTGAACCAAGATCGTTTGACCAACGTTGCATTAATCGGAGTTGGTAACTTGGGACATGCGTTACTAAACTATAACTTCCATTTAAGTAATAATGTACGGATCAGCGCTGCCTTTGATGTAAATGAAGATATCGTTGGGACAATTGTCAGTGGGGTTCCGGTCTATCCAATGGGGGAAATGATTGAACAACTGCGTATTCAACAAATTGACGTTGTCATTTTGACTGTTCCGCAAGAAGTAGCACAAAAAGCTGCTAATAATCTAGTGGAAGCAGGAATTCGGGGAATTATGAACTTTACACCAATTCGTCTATCTGTTCCAGAAAATGTCCGCGTTCAAAACGTTGACCTGACGAACGAACTTCAGACCTTGATTTATTTCTTAGATAACAACATCAGTTAA
- a CDS encoding ABC-F family ATP-binding cassette domain-containing protein: protein MILLQGQNLARYFGPTVLFENIQITIQDNERIALVGRNGAGKSTLLKILAGIEPTDAGTVAKKKEVTIGYLDQHSAVDSTKTIWDEMLTVFAPVILLMKQAEQAATRLADEAVINDPDAMEAALKLYDTLQQEIHKQDAYGYESEIRSVLHGFKFYEEDLDRPISQLSGGQKTRLAMAKILLEKNDLLILDEPTNHLDIDTLAWLENYLLGYRGTLLVVSHDRYFLDKIATNVYEISRNKIHHYKGNYSWFLQEKAARLEQEMKQYEKQQEEIAKLEDYVARNIVRASTTKMAQSRRKRLEKMDRMDKPMGDERSVRFAFDIKRESGNVVMGVENAAVGYNGEVLAKPINLDLRKQQAIGIVGPNGIGKSTLLKSIIDQIPFIEGGVKFGTNVDLGYYDQELSKLSKNKTVLAEIWDLHPTMNEKDVRSILGSFLFTGNDVEKTISSLSGGEKARLALCKLALERNNLLMLDEPTNHLDIDSKEVLENALIDYDGTLVFVSHDRYFINRIATSILELSADGSKLYIGDYDYYIEKKQEEAELLALLAEEQEEQLTDEVAPPVKSTYHASKEKAKLERKLSREITSLEEKLEEIESKIEEIETQLTLPEVFGDHEKVQEYNDDLLTLQDQQDVCMHEWEAKNLELEGLE from the coding sequence ATGATACTCTTACAAGGACAAAATCTAGCCCGTTATTTCGGTCCGACCGTTTTATTTGAGAATATTCAAATTACGATCCAGGACAATGAGCGCATTGCACTCGTGGGACGAAATGGTGCAGGGAAATCAACATTACTAAAAATATTGGCCGGTATTGAACCGACAGATGCAGGGACTGTTGCGAAGAAAAAAGAAGTGACCATTGGTTATCTTGACCAACACAGTGCTGTCGATTCCACTAAAACAATCTGGGACGAAATGCTGACGGTCTTTGCACCTGTCATTTTATTAATGAAACAAGCAGAACAGGCTGCTACGCGTTTGGCGGACGAAGCTGTCATTAATGACCCCGATGCCATGGAAGCAGCTTTAAAATTATACGACACATTGCAACAAGAAATCCACAAGCAAGATGCATACGGGTATGAATCTGAAATCCGTTCGGTTTTACATGGATTTAAGTTTTACGAAGAAGACTTGGATCGTCCTATTTCCCAGCTCTCCGGCGGTCAAAAAACGCGTTTGGCGATGGCAAAAATTCTATTGGAAAAGAATGACCTGTTGATTTTGGATGAGCCGACGAACCATTTGGACATTGATACATTGGCTTGGTTGGAGAATTACTTGCTTGGTTACCGCGGAACGCTTTTAGTCGTTTCCCATGACCGGTATTTCTTGGATAAAATTGCAACAAACGTTTATGAAATCAGTCGCAATAAAATCCACCATTATAAAGGGAACTATTCTTGGTTTTTACAAGAAAAAGCGGCTCGTTTAGAACAAGAAATGAAGCAATATGAGAAACAACAAGAAGAAATTGCCAAACTGGAGGATTATGTTGCACGAAACATCGTGCGTGCATCTACTACTAAAATGGCCCAAAGCCGACGGAAACGATTGGAAAAAATGGACCGTATGGATAAACCTATGGGCGATGAACGTTCCGTACGCTTTGCTTTTGACATTAAGCGTGAGAGCGGCAATGTGGTGATGGGCGTTGAGAATGCTGCTGTTGGTTACAATGGCGAAGTTTTGGCAAAACCCATCAATCTAGATTTGCGCAAACAACAGGCAATTGGTATTGTCGGCCCAAACGGAATCGGAAAATCAACTTTATTGAAATCCATTATTGATCAAATTCCTTTTATTGAGGGTGGCGTAAAATTCGGAACGAACGTTGACCTGGGTTACTATGACCAAGAACTATCGAAGTTGTCTAAAAATAAAACAGTTTTGGCGGAAATTTGGGACTTGCACCCTACTATGAATGAAAAAGATGTTCGCAGCATTTTGGGTAGTTTTCTCTTTACCGGAAATGACGTTGAAAAAACCATCAGTTCACTCAGCGGTGGCGAGAAAGCGCGACTTGCCCTTTGTAAGTTAGCACTGGAACGGAATAACTTATTAATGTTGGATGAACCAACGAACCACTTGGATATCGACAGTAAAGAAGTCTTGGAAAATGCTTTGATTGATTATGATGGAACGTTAGTGTTCGTATCGCATGACCGTTATTTCATTAACCGTATTGCAACCAGCATCTTAGAACTATCGGCCGATGGAAGTAAACTCTACATCGGGGATTACGATTACTATATCGAAAAGAAACAAGAAGAAGCGGAGTTGCTTGCGCTCCTTGCTGAAGAACAAGAGGAACAACTGACTGATGAAGTCGCTCCTCCTGTAAAGTCGACTTACCATGCGAGCAAAGAAAAAGCGAAATTAGAACGTAAACTATCTCGTGAAATCACTTCTCTAGAAGAAAAGTTGGAGGAAATTGAAAGTAAAATCGAAGAGATTGAAACCCAACTGACTTTACCCGAAGTTTTCGGAGATCACGAAAAAGTTCAAGAATATAATGACGACCTCCTTACTCTGCAAGACCAACAAGACGTCTGTATGCACGAATGGGAAGCTAAGAATTTAGAACTGGAAGGGTTAGAATAA